The following proteins are co-located in the Bacteroidales bacterium genome:
- a CDS encoding T9SS type A sorting domain-containing protein, with protein sequence MKDNFTNPARVSISLRNSNGFIVKFLISMAFLFPAMAFSQIWEPEGLNMPGAWNSWTNPPVNNLALASSTQVANGRVIKITDGIVRWQTIFSVASSGADLVGGTYDWLFTSGPEATPFQNKWASVVVSMNTLQSYTFQGASDNNITLVDNNWYTVVWEDAGYNNSRAIFMQTSAEPVEINSVSTPAGSVVPNQAVQITVTTNLPKSPEEIIYIHYTATNWNTSSVLAATMSGNSGTVTIPGQNEGVTVQYYAMSSTVAGISADYDLYTIRLNNNGGLNYSYIVEGIFIPEIGFANLQWPGSGSIQPGAEFNVYGQAWIDGLSGGSSVVPGLQAWIGYSTSNTNPNTWSNWLTASYLGPAGNNDEFIANLGQSLTTEGVYYYAYRFKYLDQNYVYGGYSASGGGFWDGTVNVSGELTVSTTVPDPEITYANLHWPPTASIPIAGSVDVYAQVEATGVNLTGSGYEGLTVWIGYSDQNTNPDTWTNWNSTTYNGISGFTNKPEYLGQLGSGITQGGTYYYASRFQLAGQSYIYGGYSVDGGGFWNGTDNISGVLTVEGTPPDPVIGWANLQWPPSGTIEPGQEYIVFSQAWIENVTGQPNPAPGLQAWVGYNTENTNPDTWTNWIEATYNAPASNNDEFVADLGAAIDVEDTYFYASRFQLDDQDYVYGGFSDGGGGFWNGVNYVSGYLVVVNEIVYYPVTFTVTESTGLWNNIKFKGEMTNWEAVDMEQNGNIWTVTLDILPGIYEWGLIEDDGTPEGIWLIVGENLEVMIDAEGNITGDTTYIITYTSVEELLNAIVIYPNPATDELVISFPNKNSYALLRLFEPSGKLIMQKTFDEGLHRVNISNLVPGVYILKMKVEGKTIVKKIVKQF encoded by the coding sequence ATGAAAGATAATTTTACGAACCCAGCACGAGTTAGTATTTCGCTTAGAAATTCCAACGGCTTTATTGTTAAATTTTTGATAAGCATGGCTTTTCTTTTCCCTGCAATGGCTTTTTCACAAATCTGGGAACCGGAAGGACTCAACATGCCTGGCGCGTGGAACAGCTGGACAAACCCACCGGTAAACAACCTTGCACTCGCCAGCAGCACACAGGTAGCAAACGGCCGGGTTATTAAGATCACTGATGGCATCGTCCGCTGGCAGACGATTTTCAGTGTTGCCTCCAGTGGCGCCGATCTGGTGGGCGGAACCTATGATTGGCTTTTCACAAGCGGGCCTGAGGCAACTCCTTTCCAGAATAAATGGGCCAGTGTGGTTGTTAGCATGAATACCCTGCAAAGCTATACTTTCCAGGGAGCCAGTGATAATAATATCACCCTTGTGGACAACAACTGGTACACCGTGGTTTGGGAAGATGCCGGATACAACAATTCGCGCGCAATTTTTATGCAAACCAGCGCTGAACCGGTTGAGATAAACTCCGTTTCAACACCTGCCGGATCAGTCGTTCCCAATCAGGCAGTGCAGATAACCGTTACCACCAATCTTCCAAAATCACCCGAAGAAATCATTTACATCCATTATACAGCTACCAACTGGAACACATCTTCCGTGCTTGCCGCAACCATGAGTGGCAATAGCGGAACGGTAACAATTCCAGGGCAAAACGAAGGCGTCACGGTACAGTATTATGCAATGAGTTCCACGGTTGCCGGCATAAGCGCCGATTACGATCTTTACACAATCAGGCTGAACAACAACGGCGGGCTGAATTACAGCTATATAGTTGAAGGTATATTCATTCCCGAAATAGGCTTTGCGAACCTGCAATGGCCCGGAAGCGGCAGCATACAACCCGGTGCAGAATTTAATGTGTACGGGCAGGCATGGATTGACGGCCTCAGCGGTGGAAGCAGTGTAGTTCCGGGACTTCAGGCATGGATCGGTTACAGCACATCAAACACCAACCCAAACACCTGGTCAAACTGGTTAACTGCATCATACCTCGGCCCGGCAGGCAACAACGATGAATTCATCGCGAATCTGGGCCAATCACTCACTACAGAAGGAGTGTACTACTATGCCTACCGGTTCAAATACCTCGACCAGAATTATGTGTATGGCGGTTATTCAGCCAGCGGAGGAGGTTTCTGGGATGGAACTGTAAATGTAAGCGGTGAGCTGACCGTGAGTACTACTGTACCCGATCCTGAAATCACCTATGCGAACCTTCATTGGCCGCCAACAGCAAGTATTCCTATTGCTGGCTCAGTGGATGTTTATGCCCAGGTGGAAGCAACGGGCGTTAACCTCACAGGCAGTGGTTATGAAGGGCTGACAGTCTGGATCGGATATAGCGATCAGAACACCAACCCTGACACCTGGACCAACTGGAACAGTACTACCTACAATGGCATCAGCGGGTTTACCAACAAGCCCGAATACCTTGGCCAGCTTGGGTCCGGAATCACACAAGGCGGAACTTATTATTATGCGAGCCGTTTTCAACTGGCCGGGCAGTCCTATATCTATGGTGGCTATTCCGTTGACGGGGGCGGGTTCTGGAATGGAACAGACAATATAAGCGGGGTTCTCACGGTGGAAGGCACACCGCCCGATCCGGTAATTGGCTGGGCGAACCTGCAATGGCCTCCAAGCGGAACAATAGAACCTGGACAGGAATACATCGTCTTCTCCCAGGCATGGATCGAAAATGTTACCGGACAGCCAAACCCGGCTCCGGGTCTGCAGGCCTGGGTCGGATATAACACCGAAAATACCAATCCTGATACCTGGACCAACTGGATCGAAGCAACATATAACGCACCTGCCAGCAATAACGATGAATTTGTAGCCGACCTCGGCGCCGCTATTGATGTTGAAGACACATACTTTTATGCATCACGTTTTCAGCTCGATGATCAGGATTATGTGTATGGCGGATTTTCGGATGGGGGCGGCGGTTTCTGGAATGGTGTCAATTATGTTTCCGGCTACCTGGTTGTTGTGAATGAAATCGTATATTATCCGGTAACTTTCACTGTTACAGAATCAACGGGGCTATGGAATAACATCAAGTTCAAAGGCGAAATGACCAATTGGGAAGCTGTTGATATGGAACAAAACGGCAACATCTGGACTGTTACACTTGATATTTTGCCCGGCATTTATGAATGGGGCTTGATTGAAGATGACGGAACACCCGAAGGTATATGGCTGATTGTAGGCGAGAACCTTGAGGTAATGATTGATGCTGAGGGTAACATCACTGGCGATACGACTTACATTATTACATACACTTCAGTAGAAGAGCTTTTAAATGCAATCGTCATCTACCCGAACCCGGCCACGGATGAGCTGGTAATTTCATTTCCCAACAAAAATTCCTATGCTTTGCTCAGGCTGTTCGAACCATCAGGCAAACTGATCATGCAAAAGACATTTGATGAGGGCCTGCATAGGGTAAACATTTCAAATCTTGTTCCCGGCGTGTATATCCTCAAGATGAAAGTTGAAGGCAAAACGATTGTGAAAAAGATCGTAAAGCAGTTTTAA
- a CDS encoding T9SS type A sorting domain-containing protein: MRNFIVLFSIFVLGGSSLSAQTLSTETFMGADVPAVGNTIEIPISVSGFPEIIFAMLIYMEYDPAVLSYFGVLFNSDPNRITVTSVSPSIIHVQVSSSGFLSFPAPEGVIVKLGFTYNGGISPLTFIPTDPHACEYMNLEFETIAIPNLVHGAVQGTLLNRISNGAWETATNWSLGILPDSSQNVIVEGATIITAEANTADLTIKAGGSLALASNANLTVTGEFVNEVGVSGLIIESSDMGTGSIIHYNQGLRALVQRYVSGPESALHQISSPVEDQPISPEFTDGSFFSWFEPAQSWISFFNNTVWPTWTDANTDEFIACAKGYMLALPYAEGNPQTKEFTGDLNEGAFNFNLSFQAHPDDYHRGFNLAGNPYPSSIDWKAAGWDRSSLLLSPGDQDGYSYWVWNPVLGQYGTYHSGQISETGTAGTSRYISPMQGFWVKTAETGTLGMDNSIRVHSNQNWLKDKKSEPGVLHLSVRSDVNAYRDEVIIEFGHETNLGGSEKMFSLYPAAPGLYTMKENKAYSINFLGQPDAHPVISVGFIPGVDGIYTIAASGYESFEDLIFEDLQTGTLHPICDQHYQFVAHQDDEPLRFLLRFKALGTDDAALTQPHAFYKHGELVVFNPAAEKATIYLFDANGRKVQEFTLLETQQRFHFNPAPGFYLASFVYDSHVRTLKLIVH; the protein is encoded by the coding sequence ATGCGAAACTTTATTGTGCTGTTCAGCATTTTTGTCCTTGGCGGATCTTCATTATCTGCGCAAACACTGTCAACTGAAACTTTTATGGGAGCGGATGTTCCAGCTGTTGGAAATACTATCGAGATTCCTATAAGTGTGAGCGGATTTCCTGAAATTATTTTCGCTATGCTTATATATATGGAGTACGATCCTGCAGTGCTTTCGTATTTCGGAGTTCTCTTTAATTCTGATCCCAACAGGATAACAGTTACCTCAGTTTCTCCATCTATAATACATGTTCAAGTATCCAGCTCTGGTTTTTTATCTTTCCCCGCCCCGGAAGGCGTGATAGTTAAACTTGGGTTTACCTATAATGGTGGAATTTCACCGCTTACATTTATTCCTACCGACCCTCATGCATGCGAATATATGAACTTAGAATTCGAAACAATTGCCATCCCCAATTTGGTTCATGGTGCCGTTCAGGGTACACTGCTTAACAGAATCAGCAATGGTGCATGGGAAACAGCAACCAACTGGAGTTTGGGCATTTTACCTGACTCTTCCCAGAATGTTATTGTTGAAGGCGCAACCATAATCACTGCCGAAGCCAATACCGCCGACCTGACAATAAAAGCTGGAGGAAGTTTAGCCTTAGCGTCCAATGCGAACCTAACAGTTACAGGAGAGTTTGTTAATGAGGTTGGTGTAAGCGGACTCATTATCGAATCATCTGACATGGGAACCGGTTCAATCATTCACTATAATCAGGGACTGAGAGCGTTGGTGCAGCGTTACGTGAGCGGTCCTGAATCTGCACTGCACCAGATATCCTCTCCCGTTGAAGACCAGCCAATTTCTCCGGAATTTACCGATGGTAGTTTTTTCTCCTGGTTCGAACCGGCACAATCATGGATAAGTTTCTTTAACAACACGGTATGGCCCACCTGGACAGATGCAAATACCGACGAGTTCATTGCATGCGCAAAAGGCTATATGCTTGCCCTTCCTTATGCCGAAGGCAATCCACAAACAAAGGAATTTACAGGAGATCTCAACGAGGGCGCCTTCAACTTCAACCTATCTTTCCAGGCACATCCCGATGATTATCACCGTGGTTTTAACCTTGCCGGCAATCCCTATCCCTCATCCATTGACTGGAAAGCCGCAGGCTGGGACAGGAGTTCGCTTTTGCTTTCGCCGGGTGATCAGGATGGTTATTCGTATTGGGTTTGGAACCCCGTACTCGGGCAATATGGCACTTATCATTCGGGTCAGATAAGTGAAACCGGAACTGCCGGAACTTCACGCTATATTTCGCCAATGCAGGGGTTTTGGGTCAAAACCGCTGAAACAGGAACACTGGGCATGGATAACAGCATCCGTGTTCACAGCAACCAGAACTGGTTAAAGGATAAAAAATCTGAACCTGGAGTTCTTCACCTTTCGGTCAGGAGTGATGTCAATGCCTACCGCGATGAGGTAATTATTGAGTTCGGCCATGAAACCAACCTTGGTGGCTCGGAAAAAATGTTCAGTCTATATCCTGCTGCTCCAGGCCTTTATACCATGAAAGAAAACAAAGCGTATAGCATAAATTTTCTTGGACAGCCTGATGCACATCCTGTAATTTCTGTGGGTTTTATTCCCGGCGTTGATGGAATTTACACCATCGCTGCAAGCGGTTATGAATCTTTTGAGGATTTGATCTTTGAAGATTTACAAACTGGAACACTTCATCCCATATGCGATCAACATTACCAGTTCGTGGCACATCAGGATGACGAACCGCTGCGATTTTTGCTCCGCTTCAAAGCACTTGGAACGGACGATGCTGCATTGACCCAACCCCATGCTTTTTACAAACATGGCGAGCTGGTCGTTTTCAATCCGGCAGCCGAAAAAGCTACTATATATCTGTTTGATGCCAATGGCCGCAAGGTGCAGGAATTTACCCTTCTGGAAACACAGCAACGCTTCCACTTTAATCCCGCTCCGGGATTTTATTTAGCAAGCTTTGTTTATGATTCACATGTAAGAACCCTGAAACTGATTGTGCACTGA